TCCCCGAGGCCGACGTCGTGCTGATCGGGAGCGGGGTGAAGACGCGTGACGTGATCGCCGATGACCGGCTGCTCGCCATGCTGCCCCTGGACCCCGCGCGTCAGCTGATCGGATCGCAGTGCTCCGGCGCGCTGGTGCTCGCGCGGCTCGGGCTGCTGGGCGGCATGCCGGTCTGCGCGGACATGACGAGCCGCCCGTTCGTCGAGGAGTTCGGCGTCACCGTGCTGGACGCGCCGTTCCACGCCGAGGGCAACATCGCATCGGCCGGCGGCTGCCTGGCTTCGCAGTACCTCGCCGCATGGGTGATGACCCGCACGCTCGGCGAGGACGCCGCGCGCGCCTCCATCGGCTACGCGGCCCCGGTCGGGGAGCAGCAGGAGACCGTCGAGCGCGTGATGAGCGCCGTCCGGTCGGGTGAACCCGCCCTGCGCTGACACCGGACACCCCGGCCTGCGAGGCGCTCAACTCCGCGCACCCGCCCACGGGGCGAAGCAGGAGCGCGTCGGGCGCCGCCTTCGCCGTGGTGGCCGAATCCTGGGTCGTGGGACGGCGCTCGTACGGCGATGATGGCCCGATGGACAGACGGGTGGACACGCGACGGGCGTCGTACGCGGAACTGCCGGAGGCCCGCCCGGACAGCGGGGCGCACGGGCAGGCGTACGCCGTGTCGGCCGAGTTCTACGATCTGCTGCACGCCCGGTCGTACCACCGGCACGCGCTGGCGCTGGCCGGGCCCGCCGCCGCGGCGCGCGTGGGGATCGTCGAGGTCGGAGCGGGGACCGGGCTGGTCACCGACGTACTGATCGGCGCTTCGTGCGTGCCGGTCCATGCCGTCGAGCCGGCGGCGGCGATGCGGGCCGTCCTGCTGTCCCGGCTGCACCCGCCCGCCGGGGGATCCGTCGGAGACCGGGTGACCGTGCACTCCTGTTCCGCCGTCGAGCTGTCGCTCAGCGGGCAGGCCGATCTGGCGGTCTGCCTGCGGATGGCCTCTTGTCTGCCGCCCGACGAGCGGCGCGCGCTGTGGCGGACACTGGCCGATCTGCTGGTGCCGGGCGGCCTGCTCTTCCTCGACCGCCCGCCGGCCCGGCTGCCCGCCCGTCCGACCAGGCGTTCCCTGGGCGAGGTACAGCTGGGCTTGGACACCTACCGGGGGCAGGTCACCGCACGCGCCGAGGGTGACCGGATCCGCTGCGACTACGCCTACCTGGTGTGCCGTCAGGGCCGGGTCCTGCGCCGGGCGCTGGAGTCGTTCCTGCTCTGGCCGCTGACCCGGCAGACGCTCGGCGCGGAGCTCGCGGACGCGGGCCTCGCCCTCGAGGGCGAGCTGCCGCCGGACCTGATCCGCGTACGGCGCGGGATCGGAACGGGCCTCGGGTACCCGGCGCCCTGACCACGCGGGGCGATTCCCGGTTCAGATCGCCGGGCGGGCGGTGGTGAGGGCGCGGATGGCGGTCTGCTGGGAGTAGGCGAGCAGGCCGATCGTCGTTGCGGCCATGACGACGGCGAAGAGCACGTGGCCGAAGGCCGAGTTGACGGTCATGCCCACGGCGTTCAAGGCGAAGTGGCTGCCGATGCGGAGGGCGATGAGGGCGAAGGCGAGCTTGCGGGTCTCCTTGCCGTGCCACAGTGCCTTGGCGAGTTTGATCCGCCTGCGCATCACCGTCAGCGAGACGGTGATGTTCACGGCCAGCAGGATCAGCAGGGCGGGCCATGCCGAGGGGAAGGCCCTGAGTATGTCGAAGGCCGCCGCGAGGGCGCCTTCGAAGCCGAAGAACCAGATCGGAAGCCGATAGTCGGCGGGTGTCAGCGCGGTGGTGTCGATCGCTTCGGCCGGTGCGGACTTCTTCTTCAGGATGTTCACTTCGCTGCCCCCGTGGTCGGTGTGGTGATCACCAGTTTGTCCGGGGGGAGAGCCTCGGGGGCAGGGCTCCGGGTCACGTCTGCGATATGACAGGTGTCATGTGCCGGCCAGGGCTGGGGACCGGCGTGCGGATGCCGGAGGGGCGGTGGGCCTCTCCGGCGTCTGCTGTGTGGGGCTGTGGGGCTGTGGGGCTGTGGGGGGTGGTGTGGTGTGGGGTGGTCACTTGCCGAGCTTGGCCTTGAGGTCCTTCTTGACCTGGGCCTTGATGTTCTGCTTGTTGACCTTGCCGCCGGTTCCGGTGCCGTCGCCGCCTACGGCGGTGGCGTCGCCGGTGTTGACGGCGTCGGCGCTGGCGTTGCCGCCGGTGGCGTTGCCGGTGGTGATGACGCACTTGCCCTTGCAGCTGCCGACTCCGGTGCTGGCGTTGCCGCCGGTGGCGGTTCCGCCGACGGTGGTGTTTTCGGCGTTGGCGTCGCCGCCGGTGCCGATGCCGTCTGCGCTGTCCTGGGGGAGGGTGATGGTCTGCGGGGCGGTGGTGGGTGCGGCCATGGCGGTGGCGGGGAGGGCGATGCCGCCGCCGAGGAGGGCGAGGGAGGCTCCGGCGAGGACGATGCGGCGGGTCGGGAAACGCTCGAACATGGCAATGCTCCATTCGGCAACGGATAAGGGTTTTTGTGTGTCGCCCGTGGGTTTGGCCGGGGGTTTTGGTTGGCCTTTTGTTTTCCGGGGTTTCCCGGTGGGGGCGTACTTCCAATAAACCGTGTGGGGGCGTGTGCGTCACGCCACTCGAATACGTGGCTTGACGCCGGGTGCCGATCTTGATAAAAGCCCGACCGCGCGGCCATGCGGCACCCGGCGCGGCCCGCTGACCGGTCCCAGCGGGTGCGTACGGCATCGGGCTGTTCTAGCGTCGGACGAGGAGGGGAAGCCCTGCCGAGCCGGTCCGGTGCGGGGCCCGGGCCCTTCGCGGCCCGTCGGCCGTGTGCGCTCGGCGCCGTTCCCACGCGGATCCGGCACAGGCACATACCGGGCCGCGCGACGATCCCGGAGAGCAGGTGCGTCCCATGCGCACGTCAACCCGTCTCGCAGGTGTCCTCACCGGCCTGACCCTCGTATGCGGTGGCGCGGCCTTCACGGCCCCCGCCGCCCACGCGGACGTCTCGGCCTGTATCAACCAGGTCGAGCGCGAGCTGCAGGGTGGCGAGGTCCCGGCCGCCGTCCGGGCGGCGTGTACGGCCGGGTCGACCGGCTACCACGACCAGTGCGTGACCGGTCTGACCAAGGCGGGCGTGACCAAGGGGACCGCGGTGACCGCCTGCAGCGCCGCTCCCTAGCCGGCGCAGGTTCCGGTGGGGCTGGCCGGGCCGCCGGGGAGCGCGGCGGCGGACGGATCCCCGCTGCGGGCCTTCCGGTTCATGGCCGTGCGCGGCTCCGGGTCCGGGCAGACGGACCCGGAGGGAGGGAGCTGTCGGCAACCCGTCAGGTGCCGGTCGGCTCCTCGGGCTGCGCAGGCGCGGACGGCGCCGCGGGCGCGGGGCCGGTGGCCGGCGTCGTGGAGGCGAGCTCGGCGAGGATCGCATCGGCGAGGCCCTCGCGGCGGATCCGCTGGTCGACGTACAGCACCCCGCTCACGAGCTGGGTGAATCCGATCTGGAAGACCTGGCTGACGGCGGCGCCGAGGAGCATGAGGAGGAAGGCCACCACCAGGACGGTGATCATGTCGGACGTCGGCCCGCTCCCCTCGGGCTGATCCGCCGCTGCGGGAATCACCGCCAACATGCCGATGAGGTTGAACGGCAACTGGATCAGGTACGAGATCGCACCCGCAATCATCCCGCCGAGCATGATGATGCCGAAGATCCGCCACCACGCGCCCCGGACCAGCTTGGCCGAGCGGCGCAGCGCGGTGACCGGGCCGATGCCCTCCATGACCAGGGCGGCCGGGGCGAGGGCGAGCCGGGTGCTGAGCCACACGGTCACGGGGGCGGCGACCAGCAGGACGACCGGCAGGAGGACGACCATCGCCGGGGTGACGTCCCCGGAGGCCGCGGAGAACATCAGCGGCAGCCACACCGCCATGACGGCCAACATCGGAGAGCCGGCGATCAGCGTGGTGAGCAGCATCGTGCCGGCCACCGCGGGCGTGCGCTGCAGGGAGGTGCGCCACATCGCACGGCAGGTGGTGGGGCGGCCCATGACCGCCTCCTTGAGGACCGCCGGACAGAGCGCGGTGAGCACCGCCATGCCCAGCCCGCCCGTCACCAGAAGCAGCACGAACAGCGTGCCGCCGGCGACGATCAACGGCACGACGTGCTCGGCCGTGGGCTTCGTCCCGAAGGGCGGATCGAAGACGGGCTCGATGTGCCGGTACACCGCGGCGACGGCGGCGCCCACTTCGAGGGCCATGACCGGCAGGATGACGGCCTGCACGGCCAGCATGACGCCGGCCAGCTGCTTCCAGTGGCGGCGGATGGTCGAGAACGACCCGCCGAGTATCTCCCCGAGGGCCAACGGCCGCAGGGGGATCACACCCGGCTGCGGCGCCGGGGCCGGCGCCCAGCCGCCCCACGGTGGGGTGCCACCCCAGCCGCCTCCGTGGCCGCCCCACCCTGTGTTCTGCGTCATGTACGAACTCCGTAGATCGTCCCCCGAATGGAGCCATAACGTATCCCACCTCGTCAGGGGCCTGGCAGCCCGCTTCCCCCTCGCATGTGCGCGTCCGTGCACGCCACTTCGGGTCTGCCTCACGGGGCGAGGCCGATGAGCACGCAAGGCCTTCGTCAGTCGACCGCCGAAGCCTTCGAGCGGACCTCCCCGAGCGACCCTTGGGCGTCGCCCCGCATGCGCATGGCGAGCCTGCGATGGGTGGACTTCCAGCGCTGGTGCCTGCTTTCCAGCCGGCCGAGTGCCGCGTCGAGAACGGTCCATTCCGCCCGGCTGAATCCGCCCTCGCGGCGGATGTCGAGACAGGCCCGAGTGAGACTGTCATGGTCGGCCTCTTCAGCCCCGCCGCGCACGTCCGGCACCTGCGTGAAGGCAGCCGACCGCAGCCGTGCGGCGGTCAGTGGGCCGCACGCCGTCTCGAAGCGCTTGTACTGTTCGGACCGGATGGCGTCGGCGCCCTGGGTGAACTGCCGGAATGCGAAGAATTGCGCCGCCCGCATCGTGGCGGCAACGCGGAAGAGCGCTGAGGCGCGCTCGAACATCGCGGTCGCGCGATCCAGTCGCTCGACGGCGGCTTCGAGGCTCCCGTCACGCAGTGACCCGACGGCTGCCTGCGTGTCCGCCGAGATCGCGGTGAAGAGCATTTCGTGGGTCTGAAGGGCGCGGATGAAGAAATATTCGTCATGCAGCACGTAAACGGGCTGGACGGACACGTCGAACCAGTGGCCCGCGTCCGTCGCCGGTGGCCGCGGCAGGTGGGGGAGGAGGTCCTCCATCCGCGATTCGGGCATGAGGGCCGGCCGGGTCGGCCGGGTCGGCAGGTCATCGGTATCCGTCGCGCCGAGGTGGTCGCCCACGAACCGCAGGGCGTGGCGCACCCGCTTCCGCAGCGTCGCCGGATCCGGCCGGCCCCGGACCGGCTCCTGCGGTGACGTGCCGGCTGCTTCGATCTCGAACCGTATGGCGTCGGACATGAGGAGCGTGGCCAGCCGGTCGGGACTCAGTGCGGAGTGCCGTTCGTCCAACAGGAGCTCGAGGAGCGGCAGCGCGAGATGGCTTCGGTTCCAGAAGCGGCCTTCGTTCTCGTCGAGCATGCAGTGGAGAAATGCCTCGAGATACGGCCGGCCCGAGGTATGCCGGGTGCGCACCTCGGCCATCTGGACGAGCGTCTTCCGCGGCAGGAAGTGCTTTCCTCTGCGCCGCGCCTGTTCCGTGACGGCCTGCGCCAGGGATATCCCGTCGAGGTCATCCGTCAGGCCGTCTCCGGTCGCCCAGCGGTTGACCTCCCGGGAGGCGGCCAGGCGTGAAGCGCATGTCCCGCGAGCCGGAAGCTCGGGACTCTTCTCGGTATCTGCTTTGGGGCATCCGCCTGGGGACATCGCCCGAATACATCG
The Streptomyces sp. NBC_01296 DNA segment above includes these coding regions:
- a CDS encoding tryptophan 2,3-dioxygenase family protein — its product is MAEVRTRHTSGRPYLEAFLHCMLDENEGRFWNRSHLALPLLELLLDERHSALSPDRLATLLMSDAIRFEIEAAGTSPQEPVRGRPDPATLRKRVRHALRFVGDHLGATDTDDLPTRPTRPALMPESRMEDLLPHLPRPPATDAGHWFDVSVQPVYVLHDEYFFIRALQTHEMLFTAISADTQAAVGSLRDGSLEAAVERLDRATAMFERASALFRVAATMRAAQFFAFRQFTQGADAIRSEQYKRFETACGPLTAARLRSAAFTQVPDVRGGAEEADHDSLTRACLDIRREGGFSRAEWTVLDAALGRLESRHQRWKSTHRRLAMRMRGDAQGSLGEVRSKASAVD
- a CDS encoding AraC family transcriptional regulator produces the protein MQVAVVTFDGFNELDSFIASALINRCRKDGLEAFITTPTPVVTSMNGVEVSGQRPMEFIPEADVVLIGSGVKTRDVIADDRLLAMLPLDPARQLIGSQCSGALVLARLGLLGGMPVCADMTSRPFVEEFGVTVLDAPFHAEGNIASAGGCLASQYLAAWVMTRTLGEDAARASIGYAAPVGEQQETVERVMSAVRSGEPALR
- a CDS encoding class I SAM-dependent methyltransferase; this translates as MDRRVDTRRASYAELPEARPDSGAHGQAYAVSAEFYDLLHARSYHRHALALAGPAAAARVGIVEVGAGTGLVTDVLIGASCVPVHAVEPAAAMRAVLLSRLHPPAGGSVGDRVTVHSCSAVELSLSGQADLAVCLRMASCLPPDERRALWRTLADLLVPGGLLFLDRPPARLPARPTRRSLGEVQLGLDTYRGQVTARAEGDRIRCDYAYLVCRQGRVLRRALESFLLWPLTRQTLGAELADAGLALEGELPPDLIRVRRGIGTGLGYPAP